Genomic window (Trueperaceae bacterium):
GGTCGCGCCTCGGACCGCACGCGGTGGAGCCTCCCCTGAGGGTCGTGAAGTAGTTGAGGACGTTGAAGCCGGCGGCCCGAAGGCGGCCACCCACTGCTTCCGGCGCGGCCGGGCGCGCTCCGGCGGAGGTCACGGTGGCCCCGCGCGTCGGCTGCACGCGGTAGCCGCCGAACGAGTGGTCCAGCACGCCGGTGAGGCCGCTCACGACGTCGCCGCCTCGGAAGCTGTTCGCGGCGGTGAACTCAGTGCCGTCCGGATGGCGCGGCGGATGCGGGTTCTGGGTCGTGCGACCGTCGTCAAGGACGATGCGTGAGCGTGCTGCCAGGTCTGCGGCGGCGAGCGCCTCTCGCGAACCGGGGGCCAAGTACGCCGTCGGTTGCAGCGGGCGCTTGCCGTCGGCGCCCGGTAGGGTCATGACGATCTCACCGTAGCGGTCGAAGTCCTGGTAGTCGCCGATCACGAGGTCCTGCGGGAAGGTAACGAGCATGCCCTCGAACGCTTCGAGGTCGGCGAGCGAGGCGACGGGCAGCGTGATGGCGGCGGGGGTAGGCAACGGCAGCCCCTGCGCGCACGTGACGACGTCCTGGACCCGCGTGATCTCCGTCAGGTCGTTGAACTCCGCCACCCGCCCCGTTACGCGCACGAGGTCGCCCACGCTCGGCCGCAACGTCGCCTCGTGCACGAACACCCCCTCCGACGTGCGGGGGTCGGCGTCGGCGTCCGAGTCTTCTTCCTGGACGTAGAAGCCGCCCAGGTCGTACCCGAACGCGCCGCCGTCACCATGCTGGAAGGTAGCGACGACCACCCCTTGGATGGTGACGTCCTGGCCTACGAGCGGGCTGCGCTGCCCCGCACCCTGCACGGCGTGGACCTTCGTCGCTCCGCCCCGACAGGCCGCCGGAAGGTCGATCGTGCGCGCGGCCGTGGCGCTTGCGGCGCTGTGGTCCGCATCGCTCCGCTCGGGGGCCAAGGACGAGAGCAGGGGTCGACCGACGAGCGTGCCTGCCACCAGCACCGCCGCGACCACCAGCAGGTTGCGGATCCCGTTCGCCTTACCCATCCGACCCTCCGACCGACGTGCGTCTCGCTAGAACGTTAACCCGCTCGCTGCGCGGCGTCGGCCCGAGCGAGGTCCGTTGCACGGGAGCTAGCCACCGCACGCCCGGCGCCCGCTCGCAGCAGGCGTGACGGCGCGGTGGGGTCGCCGGTGCCGGACGCGCTGGTCAGGCCCGGGTCTCAGGACCGGGTGTAACGCCGGTTGTCCGGGTGGGCGGACACGTTGGTGCGGCGGTACGGGGCTACCGGCCTGAGGATGTCGCGACACTGAGGGTTGACGCAGCCCGGGCAGCGTAGACCGTACTGAGCGGAGCAGGCTTCGCCACCCTCGAGGTGGCGGTGGACGATGCCGGCCAGCGCGTCGAGGAACAGGGGGCTGTCGTTGAGCGCGGGCGCGCGCACGTACTGAGCGATCCCCACGTGGTGCGCCAGCTCGCCGTACTCGATGTCGAGCTCGTGCAGCGTCTCGATGTGGTCGGAAGTGAACGCTATGGGCACCACCAGCACGCGCCTGCGCTTCTTGGCGCCGAGCTGCTCGATCACCGCTTCCGTCGAGGGTCCGAGCCATGGCACCGGTCCGACGGAAGACTGGTAGCTCAGGAGGTGCTCGTTCTGCCGACCGAGTCGCTCCATGACCAGGTGGACGCTGGTGCCGATCTCGAGCGGGTAGGGGTCGCCGCGGTTGATGATGCTCATCGGCAAGGAGTGCGCGCTGAAGAGGATGAGCACGTCGTCGCGCTCTTCAGGAGCGAACTGCTCGAGCCCCTGGCGCACGGTCTGCGTCATGGCCTCGATGAACAGTCCGTCGGCGGGCCAGCGGTCGATGACGCTCCATGTGAACTCCTTCTGGAGCCCGAGCCGGCGGGCCGCCCGCCAGAGCTCGTTGACCGAGCTGCCGGTCGTGGCGCAACTGAACTGCGGGTACTGCGTGAAGGCGACGGCGCGCTTGACCCCGTCCTCGGCCATCTGGCGCAGCGCCGTCTCGCTGGACGGCTCGCTGTAGCGGAACGCGATGTAGGCCTTGTGCGGGGCCGTTTCGGGGGAGAGCTCATCGAGGCGGGCGCACATGCCCTCGCCCTGCAGCTTGGTCCAACGCTCCAGGGGGGTGCCTCCCCCGATGTCCGCGTAGTTCTTCTGCACGGACTTCGTGCGGCGACCGGCGATGAAGGGTCCGAGGGTGGACTGCGCCGGAAGCTGGATGATCTCGCGGTCGGCGAAGAGCTCCATGAGGAACGGCTTCACCTCGTCCAGGTTCCTGGGGCCGCCCAAGTTGAGCATGACGATGCCTGTTGGGGGACGGTTCATGCGGGTCACCCTAACTTCGTCGGTCGAGTTCAAGCGTCATGCTTCTGTCATCTGCCGGTCGGCACCGGGCTCGGTCGTAGCCAGCGGCAGACGCACGCTCGCCCGCGTGCCGCCTCCCGGCCTGGCCGCGATGGTCACGGTCCCGCCGAGCGATTCGGCGGCGCGCTTGACCAGGTAGAGACCGAGGCCGATCCCCGGTGCGGTGCGCGTCAGCTCGTTCCCTACCCGGTAGAATCGGTCGAAGACGAGGCGCAGCTCCTTCTCCGGGATACCCAGGCCCCGGTCGTCGACCTCGACGACGGCCGCGGCTCCGGCGCGGCGTACTCGCACCTCGACGAGCTTCTGCGGTCCGGGAGTGTACTTCACGGCGTTGTCGAGCAGGTTCTCCAGCAGTACCGCTACGAGGCTCCGGTCGGCGGTGACGAACAGCTGCTCGCGCGGGGTGACCACGTCTACCTCCCCTCCGCGGCTCCCCAGCCCCGGCAGGGCCGACTCCGCGAGCTCTCTCACCAGCGCCCCGAGCTCGTGGCGCTCCATGGCCAGATGCGGCGCGCCTGTCTCCAAGCGAGCGGTGGCGAGCACCTGCTGTGCCGTGTGCTCGAGCCGGTCTATCTCCGAGCCCATGGTGCCCAGGTACTCCTGCAGCTTCTCCGGGGTCACGCGGCGGAGCTGCAGCGTCTCTACGAGCAGCCTCAGGCTTCCCAGCGGAGTCTTGTACTCGTGCCCGATGGCGTCGAGGAAGTTCTGCTGGCGCTGCTTGAGCTCGCGTTCCACTCGCAGGCTACGGGCGATGATGAACAGCCCCGTCATCACGACGAGCACGAAGAACGGCCCTTCGAAGGCCAGCATGCGCACGACCTTGCCTTGGTCCCTCTCGAACTGGCTCACCGCGGAGTCGTCGAGGACGACTCGCCCGGAGCCGTCGAAGCGGAAGTGCGGGCGCGTGGCCATGAGCTGGATGACGCCCGGATCGCCGGCGTCGAGCATGCGGTTGAGCGCTTCGACCTCGCGTTGTAGCGAGTCCAGGGTGCCGTGGCTCACCTGGCTGACGTAGCCGCTGAAGAAGTAGATCCACCATGCCATCTGCACGGTCACGAACGCGATGATGACCGCGAAAGCGGTCCGCGTGGCCGTGCGAGACGTTAGAAAGCTCCGCCTGACCCCGGTGGGGGCCCGGCCGGTCCGGCTGCGTGTGTTCATGCCCACTCGGCAACGCTATCGCAACTAGCCGTCGAGTGGCCTGGGAGAGTAGGTAGCGCACGAGCTTGACGGGCATGGTGAGTAAGGCGCTAAACTAGCGTCATGCCACCCCACCCCAGGTGGGGTGCGATAAAAGGAGTGATGAGGATGACCAAGCTGAACGTCACTGGTATGTCTTGCAACCATTGCCTTGGCGCCGTGAAGAGCGCGTTGGAGGAAGTAGCGGGGGTAAAGGCCGTGCGTGTCGACTTGGCCGGCGGCACGGCCGAGGTCGAGGGCGCCGTCAACAGCGACGAGCTCGTGGCCGCCGTCCGCGAGGCCGGTTACGAGGCCACGGTGGCGGCGGGCTGATGGAGCGGGCGGCTACCGGGCAGGTCATGGGTGGGGCCACCGGGCCTGCGCACGACTGCAAGCATCTCGACGACACCGTGCGCCTGGATGCCGCCAGGCGCCTGAAGAGCGCCAAGGGTCATCTCGAGGGCGTGTTGCGCATGTTGGATGACCCGTCCGTCTACTGCGTCGACGTCCTCAAGCAGGTGAAGGCCGTGCAGGGTGCCCTTGCCAAGGTCAACGAGCAAGTGCTCAGGTCGCACATCCGCGATCACGTCGCCACCGCCTCTCAGCGGGGCGACACGGAGCAGATAGTCGGCGAGCTCATGGAAGCGCTCAAGTACCGCGTGTGACGGGCTAGCGAACGGGAGTACGTATGAAGACGGTTCAGATAGGCGTGCAAGGCATGACGTGCGCCAGTTGCGTGGCGCGCGTCGAACGCGCGCTCGATGGCGTGGACGGCGTGCAGGACGCGAACGTCAACCTCGCCACTGAACGCGCCACGGTGAGTTTCGATCCGGCGATCACTGCGCCGCCCCGCCTGCTGGAGGCGGTCGAGAAGGCGGGTTACGAGCCGATCGTCGGCGAGGTCACGTTCGGCGTCACGGGCATGACCTGCGCCAACTGCAGCAGCAGGGTCGAGCGTCAGCTTCAGAAGGCCGACGGCGTCTTGTCGGCCAGCGTCAACCTGGCCACGGAGCGAGCCACGGTTCGCTACCTGCCGGGTCAGACGGACCTCGCTCGCCTAGAGCGGGTAGTGGAGGAGACGGGTTACGGCGTTCTCCGGTCCGACAACGCGGCCGAGCGCACGGACGTCGAGCGCGAGGCGCGCGAGCGCGATCTGCGCGCGTTACGCCGCGACCTGGTCCTCGCGGCGGCGTTCACCGCGCCTCTCCTCCTCTTCGTCATGCTGCCCATGCTCATCCCGCCTCTCGAGCATGCGCTCATGGCCGTGGTGCCCATGCAGGCCCTTTACTACGCCTCGTTCTTGTTGGCCGCCGTAGTGCAGTTCGGCCCGGGCAGGCGCTTCTATCGGCCGGGCTGGAAGAGCTTGCGCGCCTTGAGCCCCGACATGAACAGCCTGGTGATGCTCGGCTCGAGCGCGGCGTTCGGCTACTCGGTCGTGGCCACCTTCTTCCCCCGGCTGCTGCCGGAGGGGACGGTTCACGTCTACTTCGAGGCTTCCGCCGCCATCATCACGCTCATCCTCGTCGGCAAATACCTGGAGGCCATAGCGAAGGGCCGCACCAGCGAGGCGATCAAGAAGCTCTTGGGCCTGCAGGCCAAGACCGCGCGCGTGGAGCGCGACGGGACGGAACTCGAGGTAGCCACCGATCGCGTCGTTCCGGGCGACATCGTCGTCGTCCGGCCCGGCGAGCGCTTGCCGGTGGACGGGGTGGTGGTGTCCGGCTCCTCTTACGTGGACGAGTCGATGATCACCGGCGAGAGCGTGCCAGTGCATAAAGGCGAGGGCGCGAAGGTGGTCGGGGGGACCATGAACAAGACGGGCTCGTTCAGGTTCGAGGCGCGCGCTGTCGGGGCCGATACGGTCCTGGCGCGCATCATCGAGATGGTGGAGACGGCGCAGGGGAGCAAGCCGCCCATCCAGGCCCTGGCCGACCGGGTCGTCGCCGTCTTCGTTCCCATCGTCATCGCCGTAGCCGTCGCGACCTTCCTGGCCTGGTACTTCTTGGGACCGGCGCCTTCGCTCCCCTTCGCCCTGGTCAACGCGGTCGCGGTGCTCGTCATCGCGTGCCCGTGCGCCATGGGGCTGGCCACACCGACGAGCGTCATGGTCGGCACGGGTAAGGCGGCGGAGATAGGCGTCCTGTTCCGCAAGGGCGAGGCGCTGCAGGCCTTGCACGAGACGCAGGTCGTCGCCTTCGACAAGACGGGCACCCTTACCGAGGGCCGGCCCGAGCTCACGGACTTCCAGGTCGTTGACGGGTTCGCCAGGCGGGATGTCCTCACGCTCGTCGCGGCCGTCGAGAACGGCAGCGAGCATCCGGTGGCTGAGGCCATCGTCAGGGCCGCCAAGGACGATGGCGTGGCTGTCCCGGCCGCGGAAGGGTTCGAGGCCGTGCCGGGTTTCGGCGTGACCGCGAAGGTCGGCGGCAAGATGGTGGCGGTGGGGGCCGAGCGTTACATGCGGCGCCTGGGTGTGGATGTCGGGCGGCTCGCCGAGGCGGGCGCAGAACTTGCCAGCGCCGGCAAGACCCCTATGTATGCGGCGGTGGACGGCCGTCTAGCCGCGGTCGTGGCCGTTTCCGACCCGATCAAGCCCTCCACTCCCGCGGCCATCCGAGCCCTCCACTCTCTCGGCTTGCGCGTGGCCATGGTCACGGGCGACGACCGTCGGACCGCCGAGGCGATCGCCAAGCAGCTCGGTATCGACGAGGTCCTTGCCGAGGTCTTGCCGGACGGCAAGGTCGCGGCCGTTAGGGAGCTGCAGGCCGCCGGCCGCAAGGTGGCGTTCGTGGGCGACGGCATCAACGACGCGCCTGCCCTGGCCGCTGCCGATGTGGGCCTCGCCGTAGGTACGGGCACCGACATCGCCATCGAGTCCGCAGACGTGATCCTGATGTCCGGCGACCTGCGGGGGCTGCCTAACGCCCTCGCCCTGTCGCGCGCGACCTTGAACAACATCAAGCAGAACCTCTTCTGGGCGTTCGCGTACAACGCCGTGCTCATACCCGTCGCCGCCGGCGTCCTCTACCCGAGCCTAGGCGTGCTCCTTTCTCCCATACTGGCGG
Coding sequences:
- a CDS encoding ExeM/NucH family extracellular endonuclease, which codes for MGKANGIRNLLVVAAVLVAGTLVGRPLLSSLAPERSDADHSAASATAARTIDLPAACRGGATKVHAVQGAGQRSPLVGQDVTIQGVVVATFQHGDGGAFGYDLGGFYVQEEDSDADADPRTSEGVFVHEATLRPSVGDLVRVTGRVAEFNDLTEITRVQDVVTCAQGLPLPTPAAITLPVASLADLEAFEGMLVTFPQDLVIGDYQDFDRYGEIVMTLPGADGKRPLQPTAYLAPGSREALAAADLAARSRIVLDDGRTTQNPHPPRHPDGTEFTAANSFRGGDVVSGLTGVLDHSFGGYRVQPTRGATVTSAGARPAAPEAVGGRLRAAGFNVLNYFTTLRGGSTACGPRRDQDCRGADTAEEFRRQRDKIVSALARMDAHVLGLTELENDPTGAALADLVDALNSATVAGRYAAVRTAGAVGGDVIRVAILYQPAHVRPVGTAAVLADRGFIDSTRSGEARNRAAMAQTFEEVGSGERFTVVVNHLKSKSSTCGRGDDDSAQGSCNGTRTAAVKALLAWLATDPTAADDPDVLLLGDYNSYAREDPVRALAAGADGVAGTPDDFTDLLAMFVGNDAYTYVYDAQLGYLDYAFASGALLGQVSGTTAWHINADEPDILDYDLSFKPAAQRALFTADPFRSSDHDPVIVGLALGTDER
- the hemH gene encoding ferrochelatase; translated protein: MNRPPTGIVMLNLGGPRNLDEVKPFLMELFADREIIQLPAQSTLGPFIAGRRTKSVQKNYADIGGGTPLERWTKLQGEGMCARLDELSPETAPHKAYIAFRYSEPSSETALRQMAEDGVKRAVAFTQYPQFSCATTGSSVNELWRAARRLGLQKEFTWSVIDRWPADGLFIEAMTQTVRQGLEQFAPEERDDVLILFSAHSLPMSIINRGDPYPLEIGTSVHLVMERLGRQNEHLLSYQSSVGPVPWLGPSTEAVIEQLGAKKRRRVLVVPIAFTSDHIETLHELDIEYGELAHHVGIAQYVRAPALNDSPLFLDALAGIVHRHLEGGEACSAQYGLRCPGCVNPQCRDILRPVAPYRRTNVSAHPDNRRYTRS
- a CDS encoding HAMP domain-containing histidine kinase, translating into MNTRSRTGRAPTGVRRSFLTSRTATRTAFAVIIAFVTVQMAWWIYFFSGYVSQVSHGTLDSLQREVEALNRMLDAGDPGVIQLMATRPHFRFDGSGRVVLDDSAVSQFERDQGKVVRMLAFEGPFFVLVVMTGLFIIARSLRVERELKQRQQNFLDAIGHEYKTPLGSLRLLVETLQLRRVTPEKLQEYLGTMGSEIDRLEHTAQQVLATARLETGAPHLAMERHELGALVRELAESALPGLGSRGGEVDVVTPREQLFVTADRSLVAVLLENLLDNAVKYTPGPQKLVEVRVRRAGAAAVVEVDDRGLGIPEKELRLVFDRFYRVGNELTRTAPGIGLGLYLVKRAAESLGGTVTIAARPGGGTRASVRLPLATTEPGADRQMTEA
- a CDS encoding cation transporter translates to MRMTKLNVTGMSCNHCLGAVKSALEEVAGVKAVRVDLAGGTAEVEGAVNSDELVAAVREAGYEATVAAG
- a CDS encoding metal-sensitive transcriptional regulator, whose translation is MGGATGPAHDCKHLDDTVRLDAARRLKSAKGHLEGVLRMLDDPSVYCVDVLKQVKAVQGALAKVNEQVLRSHIRDHVATASQRGDTEQIVGELMEALKYRV
- a CDS encoding heavy metal translocating P-type ATPase translates to MKTVQIGVQGMTCASCVARVERALDGVDGVQDANVNLATERATVSFDPAITAPPRLLEAVEKAGYEPIVGEVTFGVTGMTCANCSSRVERQLQKADGVLSASVNLATERATVRYLPGQTDLARLERVVEETGYGVLRSDNAAERTDVEREARERDLRALRRDLVLAAAFTAPLLLFVMLPMLIPPLEHALMAVVPMQALYYASFLLAAVVQFGPGRRFYRPGWKSLRALSPDMNSLVMLGSSAAFGYSVVATFFPRLLPEGTVHVYFEASAAIITLILVGKYLEAIAKGRTSEAIKKLLGLQAKTARVERDGTELEVATDRVVPGDIVVVRPGERLPVDGVVVSGSSYVDESMITGESVPVHKGEGAKVVGGTMNKTGSFRFEARAVGADTVLARIIEMVETAQGSKPPIQALADRVVAVFVPIVIAVAVATFLAWYFLGPAPSLPFALVNAVAVLVIACPCAMGLATPTSVMVGTGKAAEIGVLFRKGEALQALHETQVVAFDKTGTLTEGRPELTDFQVVDGFARRDVLTLVAAVENGSEHPVAEAIVRAAKDDGVAVPAAEGFEAVPGFGVTAKVGGKMVAVGAERYMRRLGVDVGRLAEAGAELASAGKTPMYAAVDGRLAAVVAVSDPIKPSTPAAIRALHSLGLRVAMVTGDDRRTAEAIAKQLGIDEVLAEVLPDGKVAAVRELQAAGRKVAFVGDGINDAPALAAADVGLAVGTGTDIAIESADVILMSGDLRGLPNALALSRATLNNIKQNLFWAFAYNAVLIPVAAGVLYPSLGVLLSPILAAAAMGFSSIFVLTNALRLRRFSPPMATGAGASAADPGTGSRLATA